One window of the Peromyscus leucopus breed LL Stock chromosome 17, UCI_PerLeu_2.1, whole genome shotgun sequence genome contains the following:
- the Npy1r gene encoding neuropeptide Y receptor type 1 codes for MNSTLFSQVENHSFHYNISENSPLLAFENDDCHLPLAVIFTLALAYGAVIILGVSGNLALIIIILKQKEMRNVTNILIVNLSFSDLLVAIMCLPFTFVYTLMDHWVFGETMCKLNPFVQCVSITVSIFSLVLIAVERHQLIINPRGWRPSNRHAYIGIGVIWVLAVASSLPFLIYQVLTDEPFQNVTLAAFKDKYVCFDRFPSDSHRLSYTTLLLVLQYFGPLCFIFICYFKIYIRLKRRNSMMDKMRDSKYRSSETKRINVMLLSIVVAFAVCWLPLTIFNTVFDWNHQIIATCNHNLLFLLCHLTAMISTCVNPIFYGFLNKNFQRDLQFFFNFCDFRSRDDDYETIAMSTMHTDVSKTSLKQASPVAFKKINMDGNEKI; via the exons aTGAATTCAACACTCTTCTCTCAAGTTGAAAATCACTCATTTCACTATAACATCTCAGAGAATTCTCCacttctggcttttgaaaatgatgATTGCCACCTGCCCTTGGCCGTGATATTTACTTTGGCTCTTGCTTATGGAGCTGTGATTATTCTTGGGGTCTCTGGAAACCTGGCATTGATCATAATCATCCTGAAACAGAAAGAGATGAGAAATGTCACCAACATCCTCATCGTGAACCTTTCCTTCTCAGACTTGCTGGTCGCCATCATGTGTCTCCCCTTCACTTTTGTGTACACGCTGATGGACCACTGGGTCTTCGGTGAGACCATGTGCAAACTGAATCCCTTTGTCCAATGCGTCTCCATCACGGTATCCATTTTCTCTCTGGTTCTCATCGCCGTGGAGCGGCATCAGCTGATCATCAACCCAAGAGGGTGGAGACCAAGCAACAGACACGCTTACATTGGCATTGGTGTCATTTGGGTCCTTGCTGTGGCTTCTTCTCTGCCCTTCCTGATCTACCAAGTTCTGACTGATGAGCCCTTCCAAAATGTAACGCTTGCTGCCTTCAAGGACAAGTACGTGTGCTTTGACAGATTCCCATCAGACTCTCACAGACTGTCGTACACGACCCTCCTTCTGGTGCTGCAGTACTTCGGCCCACTCTGCTTCATATTTATATGCTACTTCAAG ATATACATTCGCTTGAAAAGGAGAAACAGCATGATGGACAAGATGAGGGACAGCAAGTACAGGTCCAGCGAGACCAAACGCATCAATGTCATGCTGCTCTCCATCGTGGTGGCCTTTGCGGTCTGCTGGCTGCCCCTTACCATCTTCAACACTGTGTTCGACTGGAACCACCAGATCATTGCCACCTGCAACCACaacctgctcttcctgctctgcCACCTCACGGCCATGATCTCCACCTGCGTCAACCCTATCTTTTATGGGTTCCTGAACAAAAACTTCCAGAGAGACTTGCAGTTCTTCTTCAACTTCTGTGATTTCCGGTCTCGAGATGATGACTACGAGACCATAGCCATGTCTACCATGCATACCGATGTGTCTAAGACGTCTCTGAAGCAGGCAAGCCCCGTCgcgtttaaaaaaatcaatatggaTGGCAATGAAAAAATCTGA